TGCTCGGACGCGCGGCAGGCCGGCTGCCACCGGATCTGGCGACCCAGCTTCACGCAGGTTTGCGCGAGCGCGAGACGCGCCCCGATCAGGGAGTCGTCCTGCCAGCCTTCGACGTCCCCCCACGAGACCGCCTGCATGCGTCCCGCACCGGAAGGGGGCGTTGCCACGTTCGACGGCGGCACGCCTGGACGGGACGGGGTCGACGGAGGCACACTCGAACAACCATAGAGCAATACGGCAAACACGGCGAGCGCCAGGCCCCGGCCAGCGCGCCACCGCCCGAACACGTTCAGGAAAAGCGTCATGAGTAATCTGTTCGATGAATATCCGGCCTTGCTGGTATTGCCGGAGGTCCTGCTGGCAATCGTGATCGTTGCCGCTATCGTGGTCTTGCGACGTAAACCGTCGCCCAGGCGCAGGGCTCGCCAGACGCGCACGGCCCGGCCCATGCCGAGCGATACCGTCGGTCCGATCGATTCGACCGATCCGCGCAGCCCGCACGCACCGGACGATCCGCTCAAGCGGGAAGACTGGTCCGACGACCGCCGCTGACGCCCCGTCGTTGCGCGCATACCCGGCTCAGTGCAGCGTGCGCGGCATGGTCAGCGCGAATTCGGCGATGGGCGCCTCGAAACGCGTGCCGTCCTCCGCCACGCAGAAGTACTCGCCGCGCATGGTGCCCACCGGCGTCGCGACCATCGCCCAGCTCGTGTACTCGAACTGCTCGCCGGGCTGGAGGAACGGTTGATGGCCGACAACGCCCAGCCCATTCACTTCCTGTACCTTGTTGTCGCCGTCGGTGATGACCCAGTGACGCGAGATCAACTGCGCCGGCACCTCGCCGCTGTTGCGGATGGTGATCGTGTAGGCGAACGCAAACTGCCGCCGGTCCGGCTCCGATTGTTCCGGAAGGTATTGCGGGCGCACGGTGACGGTAAATTCGTACTGGCTCATCGGGTGTTCCTGTAGCGCATGCGGGCTCTCTGATGTCGTTCTGGTCGGTACCGTGCAAGACGGCAGTGGCTTGCGCCATCGTGACAGGCGCAAAACGCAAGCGCTGTCCCGTTTTGCAAGGCATTCTGCGGCAAGTCGTCGCGGGTCGCAACCGGCAAACACCCCGCACTTCGCCGCGCGGGTCTCCCATGGCTCGCTGCCGCGCCGTCCCGGCGCCGTCTCGCGCAGCGTTGCATCGGGGCTTCCCGTCCGGTCAATCCGACACACTGCGGGCAGGCGTCATGCGAAAGCTTTAAAATATCGCTTTTGACGCCTTCCCCTGCCCCGCCATGACGCAATTCTGTATCGCCCCCAGCATCCTGTCCGCCGACTTTGCCCGGCTGGGCGAAGAAGTCCGTAACGTCGTGGCGGCGGGCGCCGACTGGATCCACTTCGACGTGATGGACAACCATTACGTTCCCAACCTGACCATCGGCCCGATGGTCTGCGAAGCGATCCGCCCGCACGTCGACGTGCCCATCGACGTGCACCTGATGGTGCGCCCGGTCGATCGCATCGTGCCCGACTTCGCGAAGGCCGGCGCCAACCTCATCACGTTCCATCCGGAAGCCTCCGAGCACGTGGACCGCACGCTGGGCCTCATTCGCGACAACGGCTGCAAGGCCGGCCTCGTGTTCAACCCGGGCACCCCGCTGCACTATCTGGATCACGTGATGGACCGCCTGGACATGGTGCTCATCATGTCGGTCAACCCCGGCTTCGGCGGTCAGTCGTTCATTCCGGAAGCGCTCAACAAACTGCGCGCCGTGCGCGCACGAATCGACGCCTACACGGCCGGGACCGGTCGTGAAATCCGTCTGGAGATCGACGGCGGCGTGAAGGTCGAGAACATCGCGGAAATCGCGGCTGCCGGCGCCGACACCTTCGTGGCCGGTTCGGCGATCTTCGGCAAACCCGACTACAAGGCGGTAATCGACCAGATGCGCGCCCAACTCGCGAGCGTCGCATGATCCAGAATCCGCATCTCCAGCTCGATGGCATCCGCGCCGTGCTGATCGACCTCGACGGCACGCTCGTCGACACCGCCGGCGACTTCGGTGTCGCATTGAACGCCATGCTGGCCGATCTCGACGCCGCGCCGGTGCCCGTCGAGCGACTGATGACGTTCGTGGGCAAAGGCACCGCCAATCTGGTGCGCAAGACGCTCGCCGAACGTTTCCCGGAAAGCGATATCGACGCGCTGTTCGAGCGCGCGCAGGACAAGTACGAAGCCGTCTACACGTCGATCAACGGCGAGAACACGGCGCTCTACCCGGAAGTGCGCGAAGGCCTCGCGGCCTTGCGGGAAGCGGGCCTGCCTGTCGCGTGCATCACCAACAAGCAGCACCGCTTTGCCGTTGCGCTGCTCGAACATTACGGCCTCGCCGGACAATTCGACCTCGTGTACGGCGGCGACTCGTGGCCCCGGCGCAAACCGGACCCCATGCCACTCGTCAAGGCGTGCGAGGCGTTCGGCGTTTCGCCGAGTCAAACCGTGCTCATCGGCGACTCGGCCAACGACGCGCAGGCCGCCCGCGCGGCAGGCTGCCGCTCGCTCACCGTGCCCTACGGCTACAACCATGGCGAATCTATACAAACGATCGACACGGATGGTATAGTCGCCTCAATTCTGGGCGCTGCCCGGGCGATTCTGCCCAAAGCGGCGTCCACACTGGCGAGTTGAATTCGCCGTCTTCCACACTGCATTCAAGCGCAATGTTCCTGAACAAGAAACGGAGTCTTAGCGTGATCGACCGGGGGGCCTGGCCCTGGCGACGCTGGTCCTGCTGAACCCTTCCCAAGGGGTGGCCGGGACCGCCGGAGTTCGTCTTCGGCAACCCGTTTCTTGCATCGTTGTTGTTCCCAAGAAGTCATTGATCGGCGCACCGTTTCCCGTTTCCCGCGGCGTACCGATTCGTCGAGACACATCGCAGCTTGCTGTTGCTCGCATCGCCCATGCGCGCGCGTTCGCTGCGGCTCGACGTGGGTCAGCACACCCGCCTCCCCGACACGACTCAGGTATTCTCAACGCCAATCCACGCCGATTCTGCGGGACCGCCCGCCGGCAACAAACCTGCAGGCAGAGTGCATCATGACCGAACTCGAATTCAAATCGCTGGCCAATCAAGGCTTTAATCGCATCCCGTTGATCGCCGAGGCCTTTGCCGATCTCGACACGCCGCTCTCGCTCTATCTGAAGCTGGCGCAGGGCGACAGGCGCGGCGCCAACACCTTCCTGCTTGAATCCGTCGTCGGGGGCGAGCGCTTCGGCCGTTACTCTTTCATCGGTCTGTCGGCGCGCACACTGCTGCGCAGCTTCGGTCCGAAAACCGAAGTCGTGCGCGACGGCACGGTCGTCGAGACCCACGAGGGCGATCCGCTCGAATTCATCACCCAGTTCCAGGCGCGCTTCAAAGTGGCGCTGCGCCCGGGCATGCCGCGTTTTTGCGGCGGCCTCGCCGGCTACTTCGGCTACGACGCCGTGCGCTATATCGAAAAGAAACTCGCGCACACCACGCCGCGCGACGATCTGAATCTGCCCGACATTCAATTGCTGCTCACGGAAGAACTCGCCGTGATCGACAATCTGACGGGCAAGCTCTATCTCATCGTCTACGCCGATCCCACGCAGCCTGAAGCCTATTCGAAGGCGCGTCTGCGTCTGCGTGAACTGCGCGCCCGGTTGAAAGCGCCGGTCGACGCCCCCGTCACCTCGGGCAGCGTACGCACCGAGACTTTCCGCGAATTCGCCAAGCCGGACTATCTGGCCGCCGTCGCCAAAGCCAAGGAGGCCATTGCCGCCGGCGAACTGATGCAGGTGCAGGTCGGCCAGCGC
This is a stretch of genomic DNA from Pandoraea faecigallinarum. It encodes these proteins:
- a CDS encoding phosphoglycolate phosphatase, producing the protein MIQNPHLQLDGIRAVLIDLDGTLVDTAGDFGVALNAMLADLDAAPVPVERLMTFVGKGTANLVRKTLAERFPESDIDALFERAQDKYEAVYTSINGENTALYPEVREGLAALREAGLPVACITNKQHRFAVALLEHYGLAGQFDLVYGGDSWPRRKPDPMPLVKACEAFGVSPSQTVLIGDSANDAQAARAAGCRSLTVPYGYNHGESIQTIDTDGIVASILGAARAILPKAASTLAS
- the rpe gene encoding ribulose-phosphate 3-epimerase; this encodes MTQFCIAPSILSADFARLGEEVRNVVAAGADWIHFDVMDNHYVPNLTIGPMVCEAIRPHVDVPIDVHLMVRPVDRIVPDFAKAGANLITFHPEASEHVDRTLGLIRDNGCKAGLVFNPGTPLHYLDHVMDRLDMVLIMSVNPGFGGQSFIPEALNKLRAVRARIDAYTAGTGREIRLEIDGGVKVENIAEIAAAGADTFVAGSAIFGKPDYKAVIDQMRAQLASVA
- the apaG gene encoding Co2+/Mg2+ efflux protein ApaG, with protein sequence MSQYEFTVTVRPQYLPEQSEPDRRQFAFAYTITIRNSGEVPAQLISRHWVITDGDNKVQEVNGLGVVGHQPFLQPGEQFEYTSWAMVATPVGTMRGEYFCVAEDGTRFEAPIAEFALTMPRTLH